In Hevea brasiliensis isolate MT/VB/25A 57/8 unplaced genomic scaffold, ASM3005281v1 Scaf709, whole genome shotgun sequence, a single genomic region encodes these proteins:
- the LOC131177717 gene encoding polygalacturonase-like, with the protein MAHSVSPTLQVLLLISLASSLAKGAVQYNVVSYGAKPDGKTDSTKAFLAAWTQACASTKSTIVYVPKGRFFLRKVAFQGPCKNNAIVLRIDGTLVAPSDYKVIGSSGNWLIFEHVQGVTVSGGTLDGQGTGLWSCKASGKSCPAGAT; encoded by the coding sequence ACATTCAGTGAGCCCTACTCTCCAAGTACTTCTCCTCATTTCTCTTGCCTCATCTTTAGCAAAGGGAGCTGTACAGTATAATGTAGTAAGTTATGGTGCCAAACCTGATGGCAAAACAGATTCAACCAAAGCCTTTCTAGCAGCTTGGACACAAGCCTGTGCCTCCACAAAATCAACCATCGTATATGTTCCTAAAGGAAGGTTCTTTCTTCGTAAAGTGGCATTCCAGGGTCCTTGCAAAAACAATGCTATTGTTTTGCGTATAGATGGTACCCTTGTGGCTCCTTCAGATTACAAGGTCATAGGCAGTTCTGGGAACTGGCTGATCTTTGAACATGTTCAAGGGGTTACGGTTTCTGGTGGGACTCTTGATGGACAAGGTACTGGATTGTGGTCTTGCAAGGCCTCTGGCAAGAGTTGCCCTGCCGGTGCAACG